Below is a window of 'Nostoc azollae' 0708 DNA.
GCTTATATTACTAAGAGTTTCAGTATCAGTGCTGCCATAAATCCAAGAAAGTCCTAATACCAAAGTTGCCCCTTTAGCCTCTACTTCCTGTTTAATCTACTTCCTGTTTCAATTGCTGAATTCGCCGCAAAGAATGAGGAGAAAGACTATCATTGATTTTCAATGACCACCATTCGCTCTTGGTGCGTTTTTTCAAGACTGTGGGATCACCGTTAGCTGTCACGGAGTCAGAATAATAACCTGTTAAACGACCTTTCTGCACCACATCCAGAGATGATTTAGTTGCGCCTTTTAGGGTAGGTATACCTAATAACATCAGGTCTTGGGCTAGTTCCTTGGGGGGTACATTTCCTAAGCCGAGTTTACCAATAGGTGCACCAAATTGACCAGACCAATCGCCAAAACCATCTTTATTTAGTAATAATACATAGTGAGGTATCAAAATTACATATCGCCTTTTTTAATCACATCAGCAACACTGGGCAGAATCACATCTAATCCGATTGGCTCATCTGTGGCTATGTTGATGCTAGGGATGCCTAATTTCTGTTGGATCAGTTTGGCATCGACGGTGTAATGAGCGCCAGAACCACCGACAATTAGAATACGTTGGGGTGCTTGTACTTCCTTGGCGATCGCCATTTTCTGTTCATACATCATACGCAACCTGCTAAGTTCACCTCCATAACGGGCATTTATAGAAATAACCAACACCCCAAGTTAAACCTGTGATCGCAAATCAACTGGAAAGTCTGAAGAACTTGTTCATAAGAGGTGACAGGGAAGAGTTGACAGTCAAGAGTGATAACTGAATCTAAGAGGATGTTTAAAAAGTTATAAAAGCTATAATTTGTCATTCTGTATCCCTTCTGGACACTGCGTGAACGCGAAGCGTGCCGGAGGCTCTAGAATCTAGGGTTTGATTAATTAATCTGAGATGCTTCACTTCGCTGCGCTATGTACCCTGCAGGAAGGAAGCTAGAACATGACTTTTCAAACACCCTCTAAAAATCAAAGTAAATAAACGGGGAACCTGTATATAGGAGCACTAACAGTAACAGTGAGATCCAAGGAGAAACCAATAAATTATATTCCGTCTCTCCTTGTCACCAAACTCCTATTTGTTCCATAAATAACAGTCCTGTTGAGAGTAGCAAAGTGAAGACTAAAGCTGCTGCTCCATTCTCATTAAGGAATGAAAACACCTCAGCTAAATTAGATAGAGAACAATTCCAAGGAGTTACTAAAACTTGCAATTTCTGCACTAAGTGATGTGTATTTGTTTCCATAAAAAACAGACATACCGGAATTACAGATCCAAAAGTTAAAGCCCAGGAAATAAACTGCGGCATCATAAACTTTTGCTGTCCTAAAGATTTATAAAATGGTCGTCCACCATAGGGCAAGACTAACAACAATAGTGATAAGCTCCCCAAAGAATAAAATTCCATGCTGCTCCGTGCCAGAAACCAGATAGGGTAAATGTAATAAAAAGATAAAATTGGGGATACTTCATGTTCTTGCCCATCAAAGGCAGAAAAACACAGTCTCTAAACCAAGTGTTAAGGGTAACGTGCCATCTCCGCCAAAACTCTTTAATACTCTGGCAAGTATAGGGAGAAAGAAAGTGAAGGGTTAACTTAACACCTACAAATTTTCCTAACCCCACAGCAATAAAACTATATCCACCAAAATCAAAATAAATTT
It encodes the following:
- a CDS encoding MBOAT family O-acyltransferase, translated to MNISAYIKIDQVDNLWLVCFFAFLFTLQIYFDFGGYSFIAVGLGKFVGVKLTLHFLSPYTCQSIKEFWRRWHVTLNTWFRDCVFLPLMGKNMKYPQFYLFITFTLSGFWHGAAWNFILWGAYHYCC